The stretch of DNA TCACTATCCTTGAGCGCGCGATGAAGACCTTCTTCACCTCATCGTTCACTATCAGGTCTACATAACGCCGGCGGTATCTCGTCTCGACGTCCTTTAACCCGTGCCATTTTTCAGGGAGCGGACGGAGGGATTTTGACAATATCGTCAATTCTTTTACGACAATGGTCGGCTCACCTGTCCTCGTCTTGAACGTATCGCCTTTCACGCCCACAAAATCCCCTATATCTAGATTCTTCAAAAATTCAAATTTCTGCGGCCCGATGATATCGGCCTTTATGTATGCCTGGATCTTACCGGACGAATCTTTCAGGTCGTAGAACAGGCTCTTCCCGTGTTCGCGGCACGCCATGATGCGGCCGGCCACAGATACTGTCTTCCCTTCGGAAAAATTGTCCTTAAGGCCTTTTATATCCGTCGAAAAGTCAAAACGTCCGCCGTAGGCATAGATGCCGCCGCTTGTTATGCTTTCGAGCTTCGCCTTCCTTTTCTTTATAAGCTCGTTCTCTTCCACATGCTCATTCATTTTATTCTCTTCCCTTCTTCGTTTCGATCACCTTCAGAAAAGCCCCGACCACTACAGGGTCGAATTGCGTGCCTGCGCCTTTCCTGATTATCTTTATGGCCTCTTTTTCGGAAAAGGCTTTTCGGTACGGCCTGTCCGATATCAGCGCCTGATAGACGTCCGCGACGGCGATGATGCGTCCGCCGACGGATATCTCCTCCCCCTTCAGTCCGTCGGGATAACCCTTACCGTCCCACCTTTCGTGATGGCGAAGGATCAGGGGGATGACATCGTGCAGGAATTGTATAGGCCTTATGATATCGACCCCTATCTGGGGATGTCTCTTTATCTCCTCATATTCCTTTTTTGTAAGGATGCCTTTTTTATGCAATATTTTTTCGCTTATCCCGACCTTACCAAGATCGTGCAGTATAGCCGCCCTCTTTATCCGCTCTATTTCGTGTTCAGGCAGGCGAAGCTCCCTGGCAATATCCGTAGCGTATAATACGGTCTTTTCCACATGTTTGCCCGTGTAGTTGTCTTTCAATTCGATCGTCTTGGCAAACGCGAATATCGCCTCGATCAGGCTCTGGTTCGCGCGTTTGGTCAATTTATCTATCTTCTCTTTAAGAAAGCCTACATCCTCTTTAGTCTTACCGTTCTCATCATAAGACGGCGCGCAGGTCCTGAGGTCCAGGGACGAACATACTTTGTTGCCGCCGAATTCCTTGGACTTGTCCAATACCTCTTGAGCCAGGTTCAGCAGATCCGAAGGCCTGGTGACACCGTCTTCCGGATATGACGCTACGGACAGGCTTATCCTGAGTTTCACAGACTGCTTCCTGTTCCCGAAATTCTGCAGGTTAGTGGCCTCGAGGATCCTATGGGCCAGGTTTATGACTCCGGTCCTGTAAGCTCCGGGTGCGACTATGACAAACTCTTCGCCGCCGTATCTGACGATCACATCATATCTGCGCAGCACTTTCCTGAGATGGCCCGCAAATTGTTTCAGCGCCATATCACCGAACTGATGGCCATAGACGTCATTTATTGATTTGAAATAGTCTATGTCGACCATTATTATCGACACGGGCTTCGATTCCCTCTTGGCCCTGGCAAACTCCGCCTCCATCGCGTCTTCGAGATAACGATGGTTATAGAGCCCGGTCTCGAAGTCCTTCATCACCATCTGTTTCAGCCTGGCATTGGTCTTCGAAAGCTCCTTATTCAGCGCAACCACTTTCCCTTGCGCCTTCTTGAGCCCGGTGATATCGGTTATTATAGCCTCTGCCATCTTTTCTCCCGTCACCGGATCTGCAGTAAGAAACGATTCGCTGATGACCCACCTGTCATCCCCTTTTAATGTCTTAAAATGGTATTCGTATCCGTGAACCTCGCCTTTCTTCAGAAGGATCTTCCTTAGCGCTTGCTCCGACTCCACATACACCATCATTTCCTTCAAAAGTTTGCCTTCCAGATCGGAAGCCTTGCAATCAAGGCCCAGGATATTCACAAACCCCTGGTTTGCCGAAATTATCCTGCCTTCGTCAAAAGAATAGCTCAATACACCGTCTTTGGTAAGTTCAAATAATCTCGAGTATTTTCCTGACATATTATCTCATCTTCCTTATTTTTATACCGGTGCGCCTTTCTCTCTTTACGGGTTTTTTCGCCGGCGTCTCTTTTTTCAAAATTATCAACAGGGCGTCCACGACAAGCGGATCAAACTGTGTGCCGGCGCCGTTCTTTATTATCCTCATGGCCTCATTTTTAGGATACGCTTTCCGGTATGTGCGATTAGAGGTGAGCGCCTGATATACGTCGGCGATGGCTATTATGCGCGCTCCCATCGGTATTTCATCGCCTGCCATGCCGGCCGGATAACCGTTACCGTCCCATCTCTCATGATGGTAAAGGACAAGCGGCACGATGTCATGCATAAATTGGACCGGCCTTATGATGTCGGCCGCTATCTGGGGATGTCTCTTTATCTCCTCATATTCCTTTTTACTCAGCTTCGACTTCTTATGCAGTATCTTGTCGCTTACGCCTATCTTCCCGAGATCATGCAGGACAGCCGCCTGTTTGATATTCTCGATCTCTTCCGGAGGCAGGTCAAGCACCTTCGCTATCTGGGTAGCGTAATGCACGGTCTTCTCCACATGCTCCCCGGTGTAATGATCTTTCAGCTCGATCGTCCTTGCAAACGCGAATATTGATTCGATCAGGTTCTGTTTTCCGCGCTTGGTAAGTTTTTCTATCCTGTCTTTCAAGAACCGCACATCAGTGCTGGCGTTTTTTCCCTCATCATCCTTCTTCTCTTTATTTAAATTCTCCGAGGAATAGATACTATTCCCCCCGCTCTCCTTGACTTTGCTCAATATGCTGTCGGCCATGTTAACGAGATCCATCCCTATCATGATCTTGTCTTCAGGATACG from Candidatus Omnitrophota bacterium encodes:
- a CDS encoding diguanylate cyclase, which produces MSGKYSRLFELTKDGVLSYSFDEGRIISANQGFVNILGLDCKASDLEGKLLKEMMVYVESEQALRKILLKKGEVHGYEYHFKTLKGDDRWVISESFLTADPVTGEKMAEAIITDITGLKKAQGKVVALNKELSKTNARLKQMVMKDFETGLYNHRYLEDAMEAEFARAKRESKPVSIIMVDIDYFKSINDVYGHQFGDMALKQFAGHLRKVLRRYDVIVRYGGEEFVIVAPGAYRTGVINLAHRILEATNLQNFGNRKQSVKLRISLSVASYPEDGVTRPSDLLNLAQEVLDKSKEFGGNKVCSSLDLRTCAPSYDENGKTKEDVGFLKEKIDKLTKRANQSLIEAIFAFAKTIELKDNYTGKHVEKTVLYATDIARELRLPEHEIERIKRAAILHDLGKVGISEKILHKKGILTKKEYEEIKRHPQIGVDIIRPIQFLHDVIPLILRHHERWDGKGYPDGLKGEEISVGGRIIAVADVYQALISDRPYRKAFSEKEAIKIIRKGAGTQFDPVVVGAFLKVIETKKGRE